One stretch of Marinobacterium iners DNA includes these proteins:
- a CDS encoding multidrug effflux MFS transporter, giving the protein MTPKTTHIPGLILMLAGLTALAPLSTDAYLPAIPAIASDLGVIVHDIELTVGLFLAGFAVGQLFGGPYSDRFGRRTAVFTGLSIFMLGAFWAMLADSAHALWLARILQGFGGGISVVNSMAIIRDRHSGRESAQAMSRMASIIMAAPLLAPVIGALILKISDWRSIFMFLFGYGLILSVALFMRLPETLAPREGPLSNPLRNYLSVLQNRNALGYLCSVAASYAGMFAFITASPGMYIGYYGISPSVYPILFGANIVTLLLCNRINIRLLHRFSPQQLLQGAQKVQLLAATALLLGYLLTPAPVWMVLVLVMLFIGMQGFVMSNAMAGTSEFFPHTAATATALIGACGFATGAVGGILTGLLGDGTPLPMVSIMFAGAVSGFVLGRWLLPRQSACDSTSA; this is encoded by the coding sequence ATGACACCCAAGACCACCCATATTCCGGGTTTGATATTGATGCTTGCTGGACTGACTGCGCTCGCCCCGCTGTCAACGGATGCCTATCTGCCCGCCATTCCTGCGATTGCAAGTGATCTTGGCGTCATTGTTCATGATATCGAACTGACCGTCGGTCTTTTCCTGGCAGGATTTGCCGTTGGTCAGCTCTTCGGCGGCCCCTACTCTGACCGTTTCGGCAGACGCACAGCGGTCTTTACCGGCCTGAGTATTTTTATGCTGGGCGCCTTCTGGGCCATGCTGGCAGATTCCGCGCATGCACTCTGGCTGGCCAGGATTCTTCAGGGCTTTGGCGGCGGCATCAGCGTGGTCAACTCAATGGCAATCATTCGGGATCGCCATTCCGGCCGCGAAAGCGCTCAGGCGATGAGCCGCATGGCCAGCATCATCATGGCGGCACCATTGCTGGCGCCCGTGATAGGGGCGCTGATTCTCAAGATCAGCGACTGGCGCAGTATTTTCATGTTTTTGTTTGGTTATGGACTGATTCTCTCCGTGGCACTGTTCATGCGCCTGCCTGAAACATTGGCACCCCGCGAAGGCCCATTGTCAAACCCGTTGCGCAACTATCTGAGTGTGCTGCAAAACCGAAATGCACTGGGCTACCTGTGTTCGGTTGCGGCCAGTTACGCTGGCATGTTTGCCTTTATCACGGCCTCACCCGGGATGTATATCGGCTACTACGGCATATCACCCAGCGTGTATCCAATTCTGTTTGGAGCGAATATCGTCACTCTGCTGCTGTGCAATCGCATCAATATTCGCTTGCTGCACCGCTTTAGCCCTCAACAGTTGCTGCAAGGTGCACAAAAGGTTCAACTGTTGGCAGCGACCGCTCTGTTGCTGGGGTATCTGTTGACACCCGCCCCCGTCTGGATGGTGTTGGTCCTGGTGATGCTCTTTATCGGCATGCAGGGATTTGTGATGTCGAATGCGATGGCGGGTACCAGTGAGTTTTTCCCCCACACGGCTGCAACCGCTACGGCTCTGATCGGGGCCTGCGGTTTCGCGACCGGCGCGGTTGGCGGGATTCTGACCGGGTTGCTGGGGGACGGCACTCCCCTGCCCATGGTGTCCATCATGTTTGCCGGCGCCGTCAGCGGCTTTGTGCTCGGCCGCTGGCTGCTGCCGCGGCAGTCAGCCTGCGACAGCACAAGCGCCTGA
- a CDS encoding TetR/AcrR family transcriptional regulator, translating to MNKMQQDEKTTACGLTPKGLERQKRILDAAREVFLEQGYDNASINDIMCRAGGSLSTLYRLFGSKLGLFEAMMEQTSNQVFAAFQAFECSIKRQETPEQALKRYARLLLERVLSPEAVGLYRLITTDCSSEREQIQQLFYAQGPKRINEKLAGYLRVQVEQGVLQINNPELAAFQFVDMVKGQFQLRAMLGMTITDGELDAAVEQAVDIFLRGTTPR from the coding sequence ATGAACAAAATGCAGCAGGATGAAAAAACAACGGCGTGCGGGCTGACCCCAAAAGGGCTGGAGCGACAGAAGCGCATTCTCGACGCCGCTCGGGAAGTGTTTCTGGAGCAGGGATACGACAATGCCAGCATCAACGACATCATGTGTCGGGCCGGTGGTTCGTTGAGTACGCTCTACAGGCTGTTTGGCAGCAAACTGGGGTTGTTTGAAGCGATGATGGAACAGACTTCAAACCAGGTGTTTGCTGCCTTTCAGGCATTTGAATGCTCAATCAAACGGCAGGAAACTCCCGAGCAGGCACTCAAGCGTTATGCGCGACTGCTGCTGGAGCGTGTTCTCTCACCTGAGGCTGTCGGCCTATATCGTCTGATCACCACCGACTGCAGTAGCGAGCGAGAGCAGATACAGCAGCTTTTCTATGCCCAGGGCCCCAAGCGTATCAACGAGAAGCTCGCCGGCTACCTGCGTGTTCAGGTTGAGCAGGGTGTGCTGCAGATTAATAATCCGGAACTGGCTGCCTTTCAGTTTGTAGACATGGTGAAGGGCCAGTTCCAGTTGAGAGCGATGCTGGGCATGACGATAACCGATGGCGAACTCGATGCAGCTGTAGAGCAGGCAGTGGATATATTTCTGCGCGGAACTACTCCGCGCTGA
- the fabV gene encoding enoyl-ACP reductase FabV — MIIKPKIRGFICTTTHPVGCEANVREQIAYTQAQGKIESGPKRALIIGSSSGYGLSSRIAAAFGSDAATIGVFFEKPGSERKTGTAGWYNAAAFDKLAKEAGLYAKSLNGDAFSHEAKQKVIDLIKQDLGQIDLVVYSLASPVRKLPDTGEVIRSALKPIGEPYRSTAIDTNKDVITEAEIEPATQEEVDNTVKVMGGEDWELWIKALEEAGVLAEGCKTVAYSYIGTDITWPIYWHGALGKAKQDLDRAATELNSQLSSAHQGQANVAVLKSVVTQASSAIPVMPLYLSMVFKVMREQGVHEGCMEQVHRLFNTGLYGDTAQIDEGNRFRMDDWELREDVQQACRDLWPQVTSENLFDVTDYQLYKDEFLKLFGFGIDGIDYDADVNPDVQFDVDDI, encoded by the coding sequence ATGATTATCAAACCGAAAATCCGTGGCTTTATCTGCACTACTACCCATCCTGTCGGCTGTGAGGCCAATGTACGTGAACAGATCGCATACACTCAGGCACAGGGCAAGATTGAGAGCGGCCCCAAGCGTGCGCTGATCATCGGCTCTTCCAGTGGCTACGGCCTGTCATCTCGCATCGCAGCGGCCTTTGGCAGTGACGCCGCGACCATCGGGGTGTTTTTTGAAAAGCCGGGCAGCGAACGCAAGACTGGCACGGCCGGCTGGTATAACGCAGCCGCTTTCGACAAGCTGGCCAAGGAAGCCGGACTCTATGCCAAGAGCCTCAACGGTGATGCCTTCTCACACGAAGCCAAACAGAAAGTGATCGACCTGATTAAACAGGATCTGGGTCAGATTGATCTGGTGGTGTACTCGCTGGCGTCACCGGTGCGTAAATTGCCGGATACCGGTGAGGTGATTCGCTCTGCGCTGAAGCCGATCGGTGAGCCTTACCGCTCGACCGCCATCGATACCAACAAGGACGTGATTACCGAGGCCGAGATTGAGCCGGCTACCCAGGAAGAAGTCGATAACACCGTCAAGGTGATGGGCGGCGAAGACTGGGAACTCTGGATCAAAGCTCTGGAAGAGGCCGGTGTGTTGGCCGAAGGCTGCAAGACCGTTGCCTACAGTTATATTGGCACCGATATCACCTGGCCGATTTACTGGCACGGCGCCCTTGGCAAAGCCAAGCAGGATCTGGACCGCGCCGCTACCGAACTGAACAGCCAGCTTTCTTCGGCGCATCAGGGGCAGGCCAACGTGGCTGTGTTGAAGTCGGTGGTTACTCAGGCCAGTTCTGCAATCCCGGTCATGCCGCTTTATCTGTCCATGGTGTTCAAAGTGATGCGTGAGCAGGGTGTGCATGAAGGCTGCATGGAGCAGGTGCATCGCCTGTTCAATACCGGCCTGTACGGTGACACTGCCCAGATTGATGAAGGCAACCGTTTCCGCATGGATGATTGGGAGCTACGTGAAGACGTGCAGCAGGCGTGCCGTGATCTTTGGCCGCAGGTCACCTCCGAGAACCTGTTTGATGTGACCGACTATCAGCTGTACAAGGATGAATTCCTGAAGCTGTTTGGTTTTGGCATTGATGGCATAGACTACGATGCTGATGTGAATCCGGATGTACAGTTCGACGTGGACGATATCTGA
- the katG gene encoding catalase/peroxidase HPI, which translates to MSQNNNSTGKCPVMHGANTGASDSVMEWWPKSLNLDILHQHDRKTNPLGEEFNYREEFKKLDLEAVKNDLKALMTDSQDWWPADWGHYGGLMIRMAWHSAGTYRIADGRGGAGTGNQRFAPINSWPDNGNLDKARRLLWPIKKKYGNRLSWADLIILAGNMAYESMGFKTFGFAGGREDIWHPEKDTYWGSEKEWLAPSGSEGSRYSGQRDLENPLAAVMMGLIYVNPEGVDGKPDPLKTAHDVRVTFERMAMNDEETVALTAGGHTVGKAHGNGDAANLGPEPEAAGIEEQGFGWMNHKTRGVGRDSVTSGIEGAWTSEPTKWDYGYFDMLLNHEWELTKSQAGAWQWKPVDIKEEDMPVDVEDSSIRCMPMMTDADMAMKMDPEYRKISERFQKDPAYFDEVFARAWFKLTHRDLGPKSRYLGPDVPAEDLIWQDPVPSVDYTLDDAEVTDLKAKILASGLSVSELVATAWDSARTFRGSDYRGGANGARIRLAPQKDWEGNEPERLQKVLKVLEGIQSDLGKPVSMADLIVLGGTAAVEKAARDAGVNVTVPFAPGRGDATPEMTDGDAFDVLEPLHDAYRNWLKKDYVVSPEEMMLDRTQLMGLTAPEMTVLVGGMRVLGTNHGGSKHGVFTDREGVLTNDFFVNLTDMSNSWKPTGKNSYDIVDRNTGQTKWTATRVDLVFGSNSILRAYAEVYAQDDNKEKFIKDFVNAWTKVMNADRFDLK; encoded by the coding sequence ATGAGCCAGAATAATAATTCCACCGGCAAATGTCCGGTGATGCATGGTGCCAACACGGGAGCGTCTGACAGCGTCATGGAGTGGTGGCCCAAATCACTGAATCTCGACATCCTGCACCAGCATGACCGCAAGACCAACCCTCTTGGTGAAGAATTCAATTACCGCGAAGAATTCAAAAAGCTGGACCTGGAAGCGGTTAAAAACGATCTCAAGGCTTTGATGACTGACAGTCAGGACTGGTGGCCGGCTGACTGGGGCCACTACGGCGGCTTGATGATCCGTATGGCCTGGCACTCGGCCGGTACTTACCGTATCGCCGATGGCCGTGGTGGTGCAGGTACCGGCAACCAGCGTTTTGCACCGATCAACTCCTGGCCGGACAACGGTAACCTGGACAAGGCGCGTCGTCTGCTTTGGCCAATCAAGAAAAAATACGGCAACAGGCTCTCCTGGGCCGACCTGATAATCCTGGCCGGTAACATGGCCTACGAGTCCATGGGCTTCAAGACCTTCGGTTTTGCCGGTGGTCGTGAGGATATCTGGCATCCTGAGAAGGATACCTACTGGGGCTCTGAGAAAGAGTGGCTGGCACCCTCCGGCAGTGAGGGCAGCCGTTACTCCGGTCAGCGTGATCTGGAAAACCCGCTGGCAGCTGTAATGATGGGTCTGATCTACGTTAACCCGGAAGGCGTTGATGGCAAGCCTGATCCGCTGAAAACTGCACATGACGTACGGGTTACCTTCGAGCGCATGGCGATGAACGACGAGGAAACCGTTGCCCTGACCGCCGGTGGTCATACCGTGGGTAAGGCACATGGTAATGGCGATGCCGCCAATCTGGGTCCCGAACCAGAAGCAGCCGGAATTGAGGAACAGGGTTTTGGCTGGATGAACCACAAAACCCGCGGTGTTGGTCGTGATTCAGTCACCAGCGGTATCGAAGGGGCCTGGACCAGCGAGCCGACCAAGTGGGACTACGGCTACTTCGACATGTTGCTCAACCATGAGTGGGAACTGACCAAAAGCCAGGCCGGTGCCTGGCAGTGGAAGCCGGTGGACATCAAGGAAGAGGACATGCCGGTGGATGTAGAAGATTCTTCCATCCGCTGCATGCCGATGATGACCGATGCCGATATGGCGATGAAGATGGACCCGGAATACCGCAAGATCTCCGAGCGATTCCAGAAGGACCCGGCATACTTCGACGAGGTTTTTGCTCGTGCCTGGTTCAAGCTGACCCATCGTGATCTGGGGCCGAAGAGCCGTTACCTGGGGCCGGATGTACCGGCCGAGGATTTGATCTGGCAGGACCCGGTCCCAAGCGTGGATTACACCCTGGACGATGCCGAAGTTACCGATCTGAAAGCGAAAATTCTGGCCAGCGGCCTGAGTGTATCCGAACTGGTTGCCACCGCATGGGACAGCGCTCGTACCTTCCGTGGTTCCGACTACCGCGGCGGTGCCAACGGTGCACGCATTCGTCTGGCACCGCAAAAGGACTGGGAGGGCAATGAGCCGGAGCGGCTGCAGAAGGTGCTCAAGGTGCTGGAAGGCATTCAGTCAGATCTTGGCAAGCCGGTCAGCATGGCTGACCTGATTGTTCTTGGCGGTACCGCAGCGGTTGAAAAGGCAGCCCGGGATGCCGGTGTAAATGTAACAGTGCCGTTCGCGCCGGGCCGTGGTGACGCCACGCCGGAGATGACTGACGGGGATGCGTTTGACGTGCTTGAGCCCCTGCATGATGCCTATCGCAACTGGCTGAAGAAGGATTATGTGGTTTCTCCCGAGGAGATGATGCTGGATCGTACCCAGTTGATGGGGCTCACAGCTCCTGAGATGACCGTACTGGTCGGTGGCATGCGTGTACTGGGTACCAACCACGGTGGCAGCAAGCATGGCGTGTTCACGGATCGTGAGGGTGTACTGACGAACGATTTCTTCGTCAACCTGACCGACATGAGCAACAGTTGGAAACCGACCGGCAAGAACAGCTATGACATCGTTGACCGCAACACCGGTCAGACGAAATGGACAGCGACCCGAGTGGATCTGGTGTTCGGTTCAAACTCCATTTTGCGCGCATACGCCGAGGTGTACGCTCAGGATGACAACAAGGAGAAGTTCATCAAGGACTTCGTCAATGCATGGACCAAAGTGATGAACGCGGATCGCTTTGATCTGAAATAA
- a CDS encoding class I SAM-dependent methyltransferase yields MSIDKHYDQSLDPSWILEQVYSAYPAGADLFQLAPLDQLHIGGIKASERLLRHLDLDRHRHILDIGSGAGGLMRQASAMGFSMIGLDITHRFNQLNLGLNDCFSAPVSNPIITGDAHHLPFADQSLDLVLFQHSFLNMPDNSRVLSECWRVLKPRGTLLMHEVVCGPQPEQMRYPVPWAEDAVHSHLVTAQTLQQQLQQAGFANIQLDDWSDEALAWRQRQLQKEDSGHVGRAALSPALILGSRFADMGKNLVLNLEAGAIRVIELVAARS; encoded by the coding sequence ATGAGTATCGACAAGCACTACGATCAGTCACTTGATCCTTCATGGATACTGGAGCAGGTTTATTCAGCGTACCCCGCAGGAGCGGACCTGTTTCAGCTGGCACCACTGGATCAATTGCACATCGGCGGCATCAAGGCTTCAGAGCGCCTGCTGCGTCATCTTGATCTGGACAGGCACCGTCACATTCTTGATATCGGTTCCGGCGCCGGTGGGCTGATGCGTCAGGCGTCCGCCATGGGTTTCAGCATGATCGGGCTGGATATCACCCACCGCTTCAACCAACTCAACCTTGGCCTGAATGACTGTTTCTCCGCTCCGGTCAGCAATCCGATTATCACCGGGGATGCTCACCACCTGCCTTTTGCCGACCAAAGTCTGGATCTGGTTCTGTTTCAGCACAGCTTTCTCAACATGCCGGACAACTCCAGGGTTCTGAGCGAATGTTGGCGTGTATTGAAGCCCCGCGGGACATTGCTGATGCACGAAGTGGTCTGCGGCCCACAGCCCGAGCAGATGCGCTACCCGGTCCCCTGGGCCGAGGATGCGGTACATTCACATCTGGTGACTGCACAGACACTGCAGCAGCAATTGCAGCAGGCTGGTTTTGCCAATATCCAGCTTGATGACTGGAGCGATGAGGCACTGGCCTGGCGACAACGTCAATTGCAAAAAGAGGATTCGGGGCATGTGGGCCGAGCGGCGCTTTCGCCTGCATTGATATTGGGTTCACGGTTCGCAGATATGGGCAAAAATCTGGTATTGAATCTTGAAGCGGGTGCCATTCGGGTGATTGAGCTGGTTGCGGCGCGCAGTTGA